The Dromaius novaehollandiae isolate bDroNov1 chromosome 5, bDroNov1.hap1, whole genome shotgun sequence genome window below encodes:
- the TMEM260 gene encoding protein O-mannosyl-transferase TMEM260 isoform X1, whose amino-acid sequence MGAAAGAGAGAGAGGVAGALGAAVAAVYAATLPPALPGGDAGELITAAYELGVAHPPGYPLFTLLAKLVIGLLPFGSVAYRVNLLCGLLGAAAAALLFYTVSRLSGSYAGGILAAGVFSFSRLTWQWSIAAEVFSLNNLFVGLLMALTVHFEEASTAKERSKISKFGAFCCGLSLCNQHTIVLYIVCIVPWVLFRLFRKTELSLGHLLKLGLCFLAGLLPYLYLPASSYLNQARWTWGDQTTFQGFLTHFLREEYGTFSLAKAETGSSMREILAFQLTQMKSELSLAVLALALVACLSAALPTKQQKLPVIWLFTGMLCVYSLFFAWRANLDITKPLFLGVVERFWMQSNAAVAVLAGLGLAWLISVGNAVLENSRALPCLEWLSAIALVACQVCANYSACDQSSNYVVDNFARNLLSSMPTGAVILLRGDLPGNALRYIHYCEGMRPDITLVDQEMMTYEWYLPKLAKHLPGIYFPGNRWNPVEGVLPDGTLAFNLHHFLKVNKHKEVFVCIGLHEGDSTWRKSYLLWPWGTCEKLVPSEVVFDPGEWIRLTRNLYNWTEEYGRFKPSSWEAVANEEMWQARMKTAFFIFDLAESASVTAEMKSQLYTFAYASYKEIINSHPKHPVNWHKNYAIACERMLRLHQMDVDPETLLSETVKHFLLYTEKAEDDPQRQDILRAVKHLKKELQVLRKMKKKDLKQQAV is encoded by the exons GGGAGCTGATCACAGCCGCATATGAGCTTGGA GTCGCCCACCCTCCCGGCTACCCTTTGTTCACGCTGCTGGCCAAACTGGTAATTGGGCTGCTCCCCTTCGGGTCCGTTGCCTACCGAGTCAATCTGCTCTGCGGCTTGTTGGGAGCAGCTGCCGCGGCTTTGCTTTTTTACACGGTTTCCAG GCTTTCTGGCTCATAtgctggaggaatccttgctgcGGGGGTGTTTTCATTTTCTCGCCTAACATGGCAGTGGTCCATCGCAGCAGAGGTTTTTAGCTTAAACAATCTGTTTGTGGGGCTGCTTATGGCTCTCACTGTGCATTTTGAGGAGGCATCCACTGCGAAAGAGAGATCAAAG ATCTCCAAATTCGGTGCCTTTTGCTGTGGGCTGAGTTTGTGCAATCAGCACACGATAGTGCTTTATATTGTTTGTATTGTGCCTTGGGTTCTCTTCCGGCTTTTCAGAAAAACG GAATTGTCCCTAGGCCATTTGCTGAAGTTGGGTTTATGCTTCTTGGCTGGTTTGCTGCCTTATCTCTATCTGCCGGCTTCGTCCTACCTCAATCAAGCCCGTTGGACGTGGGGAGACCAGACGACTTTTCAAGGATTTTTGACCCACTTTCTCAGGGAAGAATATGGGACGTTCAGTCTG GCCAAAGCAGAGACAGGATCCAGTATGAGAGAGATATTGGC TTTTCAACTGACGCAGATGAAGTCTGAGCTCTCCCTTGCCGTCCTCGCCCTGGCGCTCGTGGCCTGTTTAAGTGCAGCCCTGCC GacaaagcagcagaaattgcCCGTGATTTGGCTCTTCACTGGAATGCTCTGTGTTTATTCACTGTTCTTTGCTTGGAGGGCAAATTTGGATATTACAAAACCTCTGTTTCTGGGTGTG GTGGAACGATTTTGGATGCAGAGCAATGCAGCAGTCGCTGTGCTAGCGGGTCTGGGACTGGCCTGGCTTATCTCTGTCGGAAATGCCGTGCTGGAGAACAGCCGGGCGCTGCCGTGTCTGGAGTGGCTTTCTGCTATCGCTCTTGTTGCTTGTCAAGTTTGTGCCAATTACAG TGCTTGTGATCAAAGCAGCAATTATGTTGTTGATAACTTTGCAAGAAATCTGCTGTCCTCGATGCCGACGGGTGCGGTGATCTTGCTAAGAGGAGACTTACCTGGAAATGCTCTTCGTTACATTCATTACTGCGAAGGGATGAGGCCAGATATCACATTAGTGGACCAGGAG ATGATGACTTATGAATGGTATTTACCAAAGCTGGCAAAACATTTACCTGGCATTTATTTTCCTGGGAACCGGTGGAATCCTGTGGAAGGAGTATTACCTGATGGGACACTTGCTTTTAATCTTCATCATTTCCTCAAAGTAAATAAACA TAAGGAAGTGTTTGTCTGCATAGGTCTTCATGAAGGGGACTCAACCTGGAGAAAGAGCTACTTGCTTTGGCCGTGGGGTACTTGTGAAAAGTTGGTTCCTTCTGAAGTTGTCTTTGACCCAGGAGAGTGGATTCGTCTTACAAGAAATCTCTACAACTGGACTGAAGAGTACGGAAG ATTCAAGCCCTCTTCCTGGGAAGCTGTCGCGAATGAGGAGATGTGGCAAGCCAG GATGAAAACAGCTTTCTTTATATTTGACCTTGCAGAAAGTGCCAGTGTGACTGCAGAAATGAAATCACAACTTTACACATTTGCATACGCT TCGTACAAAGAAATTATCAACTCTCATCCAAAGCATCCAGTGAACTGGCACAAAAACTATGCAATAGCCTGTGAAAGGATGTTGCGTCTCCACCAGATGGATGTGGATCCGGAAACATTGCTCTCTGAAACTGTTAAACATTTCCTTCTGTACACTGAGAAAGCAGAGGACGATCCCCAGCGGCAGGATATTCTGCGGGCCGTAAAACACCTGAAGAAAGAACTGCAGGtgctgaggaaaatgaaaaaaaaggatcTGAAGCAGCAAGCTGTATAG
- the TMEM260 gene encoding protein O-mannosyl-transferase TMEM260 isoform X4 — protein sequence MGAAAGAGAGAGAGGVAGALGAAVAAVYAATLPPALPGGDAGELITAAYELGVAHPPGYPLFTLLAKLVIGLLPFGSVAYRVNLLCGLLGAAAAALLFYTVSRLSGSYAGGILAAGVFSFSRLTWQWSIAAEVFSLNNLFVGLLMALTVHFEEASTAKERSKISKFGAFCCGLSLCNQHTIVLYIVCIVPWVLFRLFRKTAKAETGSSMREILAFQLTQMKSELSLAVLALALVACLSAALPTKQQKLPVIWLFTGMLCVYSLFFAWRANLDITKPLFLGVVERFWMQSNAAVAVLAGLGLAWLISVGNAVLENSRALPCLEWLSAIALVACQVCANYSACDQSSNYVVDNFARNLLSSMPTGAVILLRGDLPGNALRYIHYCEGMRPDITLVDQEMMTYEWYLPKLAKHLPGIYFPGNRWNPVEGVLPDGTLAFNLHHFLKVNKHKEVFVCIGLHEGDSTWRKSYLLWPWGTCEKLVPSEVVFDPGEWIRLTRNLYNWTEEYGRFKPSSWEAVANEEMWQARMKTAFFIFDLAESASVTAEMKSQLYTFAYASYKEIINSHPKHPVNWHKNYAIACERMLRLHQMDVDPETLLSETVKHFLLYTEKAEDDPQRQDILRAVKHLKKELQVLRKMKKKDLKQQAV from the exons GGGAGCTGATCACAGCCGCATATGAGCTTGGA GTCGCCCACCCTCCCGGCTACCCTTTGTTCACGCTGCTGGCCAAACTGGTAATTGGGCTGCTCCCCTTCGGGTCCGTTGCCTACCGAGTCAATCTGCTCTGCGGCTTGTTGGGAGCAGCTGCCGCGGCTTTGCTTTTTTACACGGTTTCCAG GCTTTCTGGCTCATAtgctggaggaatccttgctgcGGGGGTGTTTTCATTTTCTCGCCTAACATGGCAGTGGTCCATCGCAGCAGAGGTTTTTAGCTTAAACAATCTGTTTGTGGGGCTGCTTATGGCTCTCACTGTGCATTTTGAGGAGGCATCCACTGCGAAAGAGAGATCAAAG ATCTCCAAATTCGGTGCCTTTTGCTGTGGGCTGAGTTTGTGCAATCAGCACACGATAGTGCTTTATATTGTTTGTATTGTGCCTTGGGTTCTCTTCCGGCTTTTCAGAAAAACG GCCAAAGCAGAGACAGGATCCAGTATGAGAGAGATATTGGC TTTTCAACTGACGCAGATGAAGTCTGAGCTCTCCCTTGCCGTCCTCGCCCTGGCGCTCGTGGCCTGTTTAAGTGCAGCCCTGCC GacaaagcagcagaaattgcCCGTGATTTGGCTCTTCACTGGAATGCTCTGTGTTTATTCACTGTTCTTTGCTTGGAGGGCAAATTTGGATATTACAAAACCTCTGTTTCTGGGTGTG GTGGAACGATTTTGGATGCAGAGCAATGCAGCAGTCGCTGTGCTAGCGGGTCTGGGACTGGCCTGGCTTATCTCTGTCGGAAATGCCGTGCTGGAGAACAGCCGGGCGCTGCCGTGTCTGGAGTGGCTTTCTGCTATCGCTCTTGTTGCTTGTCAAGTTTGTGCCAATTACAG TGCTTGTGATCAAAGCAGCAATTATGTTGTTGATAACTTTGCAAGAAATCTGCTGTCCTCGATGCCGACGGGTGCGGTGATCTTGCTAAGAGGAGACTTACCTGGAAATGCTCTTCGTTACATTCATTACTGCGAAGGGATGAGGCCAGATATCACATTAGTGGACCAGGAG ATGATGACTTATGAATGGTATTTACCAAAGCTGGCAAAACATTTACCTGGCATTTATTTTCCTGGGAACCGGTGGAATCCTGTGGAAGGAGTATTACCTGATGGGACACTTGCTTTTAATCTTCATCATTTCCTCAAAGTAAATAAACA TAAGGAAGTGTTTGTCTGCATAGGTCTTCATGAAGGGGACTCAACCTGGAGAAAGAGCTACTTGCTTTGGCCGTGGGGTACTTGTGAAAAGTTGGTTCCTTCTGAAGTTGTCTTTGACCCAGGAGAGTGGATTCGTCTTACAAGAAATCTCTACAACTGGACTGAAGAGTACGGAAG ATTCAAGCCCTCTTCCTGGGAAGCTGTCGCGAATGAGGAGATGTGGCAAGCCAG GATGAAAACAGCTTTCTTTATATTTGACCTTGCAGAAAGTGCCAGTGTGACTGCAGAAATGAAATCACAACTTTACACATTTGCATACGCT TCGTACAAAGAAATTATCAACTCTCATCCAAAGCATCCAGTGAACTGGCACAAAAACTATGCAATAGCCTGTGAAAGGATGTTGCGTCTCCACCAGATGGATGTGGATCCGGAAACATTGCTCTCTGAAACTGTTAAACATTTCCTTCTGTACACTGAGAAAGCAGAGGACGATCCCCAGCGGCAGGATATTCTGCGGGCCGTAAAACACCTGAAGAAAGAACTGCAGGtgctgaggaaaatgaaaaaaaaggatcTGAAGCAGCAAGCTGTATAG
- the TMEM260 gene encoding protein O-mannosyl-transferase TMEM260 isoform X3: MILQPDERELITAAYELGVAHPPGYPLFTLLAKLVIGLLPFGSVAYRVNLLCGLLGAAAAALLFYTVSRLSGSYAGGILAAGVFSFSRLTWQWSIAAEVFSLNNLFVGLLMALTVHFEEASTAKERSKISKFGAFCCGLSLCNQHTIVLYIVCIVPWVLFRLFRKTELSLGHLLKLGLCFLAGLLPYLYLPASSYLNQARWTWGDQTTFQGFLTHFLREEYGTFSLAKAETGSSMREILAFQLTQMKSELSLAVLALALVACLSAALPTKQQKLPVIWLFTGMLCVYSLFFAWRANLDITKPLFLGVVERFWMQSNAAVAVLAGLGLAWLISVGNAVLENSRALPCLEWLSAIALVACQVCANYSACDQSSNYVVDNFARNLLSSMPTGAVILLRGDLPGNALRYIHYCEGMRPDITLVDQEMMTYEWYLPKLAKHLPGIYFPGNRWNPVEGVLPDGTLAFNLHHFLKVNKHKEVFVCIGLHEGDSTWRKSYLLWPWGTCEKLVPSEVVFDPGEWIRLTRNLYNWTEEYGRFKPSSWEAVANEEMWQARMKTAFFIFDLAESASVTAEMKSQLYTFAYASYKEIINSHPKHPVNWHKNYAIACERMLRLHQMDVDPETLLSETVKHFLLYTEKAEDDPQRQDILRAVKHLKKELQVLRKMKKKDLKQQAV; encoded by the exons GGGAGCTGATCACAGCCGCATATGAGCTTGGA GTCGCCCACCCTCCCGGCTACCCTTTGTTCACGCTGCTGGCCAAACTGGTAATTGGGCTGCTCCCCTTCGGGTCCGTTGCCTACCGAGTCAATCTGCTCTGCGGCTTGTTGGGAGCAGCTGCCGCGGCTTTGCTTTTTTACACGGTTTCCAG GCTTTCTGGCTCATAtgctggaggaatccttgctgcGGGGGTGTTTTCATTTTCTCGCCTAACATGGCAGTGGTCCATCGCAGCAGAGGTTTTTAGCTTAAACAATCTGTTTGTGGGGCTGCTTATGGCTCTCACTGTGCATTTTGAGGAGGCATCCACTGCGAAAGAGAGATCAAAG ATCTCCAAATTCGGTGCCTTTTGCTGTGGGCTGAGTTTGTGCAATCAGCACACGATAGTGCTTTATATTGTTTGTATTGTGCCTTGGGTTCTCTTCCGGCTTTTCAGAAAAACG GAATTGTCCCTAGGCCATTTGCTGAAGTTGGGTTTATGCTTCTTGGCTGGTTTGCTGCCTTATCTCTATCTGCCGGCTTCGTCCTACCTCAATCAAGCCCGTTGGACGTGGGGAGACCAGACGACTTTTCAAGGATTTTTGACCCACTTTCTCAGGGAAGAATATGGGACGTTCAGTCTG GCCAAAGCAGAGACAGGATCCAGTATGAGAGAGATATTGGC TTTTCAACTGACGCAGATGAAGTCTGAGCTCTCCCTTGCCGTCCTCGCCCTGGCGCTCGTGGCCTGTTTAAGTGCAGCCCTGCC GacaaagcagcagaaattgcCCGTGATTTGGCTCTTCACTGGAATGCTCTGTGTTTATTCACTGTTCTTTGCTTGGAGGGCAAATTTGGATATTACAAAACCTCTGTTTCTGGGTGTG GTGGAACGATTTTGGATGCAGAGCAATGCAGCAGTCGCTGTGCTAGCGGGTCTGGGACTGGCCTGGCTTATCTCTGTCGGAAATGCCGTGCTGGAGAACAGCCGGGCGCTGCCGTGTCTGGAGTGGCTTTCTGCTATCGCTCTTGTTGCTTGTCAAGTTTGTGCCAATTACAG TGCTTGTGATCAAAGCAGCAATTATGTTGTTGATAACTTTGCAAGAAATCTGCTGTCCTCGATGCCGACGGGTGCGGTGATCTTGCTAAGAGGAGACTTACCTGGAAATGCTCTTCGTTACATTCATTACTGCGAAGGGATGAGGCCAGATATCACATTAGTGGACCAGGAG ATGATGACTTATGAATGGTATTTACCAAAGCTGGCAAAACATTTACCTGGCATTTATTTTCCTGGGAACCGGTGGAATCCTGTGGAAGGAGTATTACCTGATGGGACACTTGCTTTTAATCTTCATCATTTCCTCAAAGTAAATAAACA TAAGGAAGTGTTTGTCTGCATAGGTCTTCATGAAGGGGACTCAACCTGGAGAAAGAGCTACTTGCTTTGGCCGTGGGGTACTTGTGAAAAGTTGGTTCCTTCTGAAGTTGTCTTTGACCCAGGAGAGTGGATTCGTCTTACAAGAAATCTCTACAACTGGACTGAAGAGTACGGAAG ATTCAAGCCCTCTTCCTGGGAAGCTGTCGCGAATGAGGAGATGTGGCAAGCCAG GATGAAAACAGCTTTCTTTATATTTGACCTTGCAGAAAGTGCCAGTGTGACTGCAGAAATGAAATCACAACTTTACACATTTGCATACGCT TCGTACAAAGAAATTATCAACTCTCATCCAAAGCATCCAGTGAACTGGCACAAAAACTATGCAATAGCCTGTGAAAGGATGTTGCGTCTCCACCAGATGGATGTGGATCCGGAAACATTGCTCTCTGAAACTGTTAAACATTTCCTTCTGTACACTGAGAAAGCAGAGGACGATCCCCAGCGGCAGGATATTCTGCGGGCCGTAAAACACCTGAAGAAAGAACTGCAGGtgctgaggaaaatgaaaaaaaaggatcTGAAGCAGCAAGCTGTATAG
- the TMEM260 gene encoding protein O-mannosyl-transferase TMEM260 isoform X2 produces MFPWALAFFGACSYSCHNRELITAAYELGVAHPPGYPLFTLLAKLVIGLLPFGSVAYRVNLLCGLLGAAAAALLFYTVSRLSGSYAGGILAAGVFSFSRLTWQWSIAAEVFSLNNLFVGLLMALTVHFEEASTAKERSKISKFGAFCCGLSLCNQHTIVLYIVCIVPWVLFRLFRKTELSLGHLLKLGLCFLAGLLPYLYLPASSYLNQARWTWGDQTTFQGFLTHFLREEYGTFSLAKAETGSSMREILAFQLTQMKSELSLAVLALALVACLSAALPTKQQKLPVIWLFTGMLCVYSLFFAWRANLDITKPLFLGVVERFWMQSNAAVAVLAGLGLAWLISVGNAVLENSRALPCLEWLSAIALVACQVCANYSACDQSSNYVVDNFARNLLSSMPTGAVILLRGDLPGNALRYIHYCEGMRPDITLVDQEMMTYEWYLPKLAKHLPGIYFPGNRWNPVEGVLPDGTLAFNLHHFLKVNKHKEVFVCIGLHEGDSTWRKSYLLWPWGTCEKLVPSEVVFDPGEWIRLTRNLYNWTEEYGRFKPSSWEAVANEEMWQARMKTAFFIFDLAESASVTAEMKSQLYTFAYASYKEIINSHPKHPVNWHKNYAIACERMLRLHQMDVDPETLLSETVKHFLLYTEKAEDDPQRQDILRAVKHLKKELQVLRKMKKKDLKQQAV; encoded by the exons GGGAGCTGATCACAGCCGCATATGAGCTTGGA GTCGCCCACCCTCCCGGCTACCCTTTGTTCACGCTGCTGGCCAAACTGGTAATTGGGCTGCTCCCCTTCGGGTCCGTTGCCTACCGAGTCAATCTGCTCTGCGGCTTGTTGGGAGCAGCTGCCGCGGCTTTGCTTTTTTACACGGTTTCCAG GCTTTCTGGCTCATAtgctggaggaatccttgctgcGGGGGTGTTTTCATTTTCTCGCCTAACATGGCAGTGGTCCATCGCAGCAGAGGTTTTTAGCTTAAACAATCTGTTTGTGGGGCTGCTTATGGCTCTCACTGTGCATTTTGAGGAGGCATCCACTGCGAAAGAGAGATCAAAG ATCTCCAAATTCGGTGCCTTTTGCTGTGGGCTGAGTTTGTGCAATCAGCACACGATAGTGCTTTATATTGTTTGTATTGTGCCTTGGGTTCTCTTCCGGCTTTTCAGAAAAACG GAATTGTCCCTAGGCCATTTGCTGAAGTTGGGTTTATGCTTCTTGGCTGGTTTGCTGCCTTATCTCTATCTGCCGGCTTCGTCCTACCTCAATCAAGCCCGTTGGACGTGGGGAGACCAGACGACTTTTCAAGGATTTTTGACCCACTTTCTCAGGGAAGAATATGGGACGTTCAGTCTG GCCAAAGCAGAGACAGGATCCAGTATGAGAGAGATATTGGC TTTTCAACTGACGCAGATGAAGTCTGAGCTCTCCCTTGCCGTCCTCGCCCTGGCGCTCGTGGCCTGTTTAAGTGCAGCCCTGCC GacaaagcagcagaaattgcCCGTGATTTGGCTCTTCACTGGAATGCTCTGTGTTTATTCACTGTTCTTTGCTTGGAGGGCAAATTTGGATATTACAAAACCTCTGTTTCTGGGTGTG GTGGAACGATTTTGGATGCAGAGCAATGCAGCAGTCGCTGTGCTAGCGGGTCTGGGACTGGCCTGGCTTATCTCTGTCGGAAATGCCGTGCTGGAGAACAGCCGGGCGCTGCCGTGTCTGGAGTGGCTTTCTGCTATCGCTCTTGTTGCTTGTCAAGTTTGTGCCAATTACAG TGCTTGTGATCAAAGCAGCAATTATGTTGTTGATAACTTTGCAAGAAATCTGCTGTCCTCGATGCCGACGGGTGCGGTGATCTTGCTAAGAGGAGACTTACCTGGAAATGCTCTTCGTTACATTCATTACTGCGAAGGGATGAGGCCAGATATCACATTAGTGGACCAGGAG ATGATGACTTATGAATGGTATTTACCAAAGCTGGCAAAACATTTACCTGGCATTTATTTTCCTGGGAACCGGTGGAATCCTGTGGAAGGAGTATTACCTGATGGGACACTTGCTTTTAATCTTCATCATTTCCTCAAAGTAAATAAACA TAAGGAAGTGTTTGTCTGCATAGGTCTTCATGAAGGGGACTCAACCTGGAGAAAGAGCTACTTGCTTTGGCCGTGGGGTACTTGTGAAAAGTTGGTTCCTTCTGAAGTTGTCTTTGACCCAGGAGAGTGGATTCGTCTTACAAGAAATCTCTACAACTGGACTGAAGAGTACGGAAG ATTCAAGCCCTCTTCCTGGGAAGCTGTCGCGAATGAGGAGATGTGGCAAGCCAG GATGAAAACAGCTTTCTTTATATTTGACCTTGCAGAAAGTGCCAGTGTGACTGCAGAAATGAAATCACAACTTTACACATTTGCATACGCT TCGTACAAAGAAATTATCAACTCTCATCCAAAGCATCCAGTGAACTGGCACAAAAACTATGCAATAGCCTGTGAAAGGATGTTGCGTCTCCACCAGATGGATGTGGATCCGGAAACATTGCTCTCTGAAACTGTTAAACATTTCCTTCTGTACACTGAGAAAGCAGAGGACGATCCCCAGCGGCAGGATATTCTGCGGGCCGTAAAACACCTGAAGAAAGAACTGCAGGtgctgaggaaaatgaaaaaaaaggatcTGAAGCAGCAAGCTGTATAG
- the TMEM260 gene encoding protein O-mannosyl-transferase TMEM260 isoform X5 — MSLELSGSYAGGILAAGVFSFSRLTWQWSIAAEVFSLNNLFVGLLMALTVHFEEASTAKERSKISKFGAFCCGLSLCNQHTIVLYIVCIVPWVLFRLFRKTELSLGHLLKLGLCFLAGLLPYLYLPASSYLNQARWTWGDQTTFQGFLTHFLREEYGTFSLAKAETGSSMREILAFQLTQMKSELSLAVLALALVACLSAALPTKQQKLPVIWLFTGMLCVYSLFFAWRANLDITKPLFLGVVERFWMQSNAAVAVLAGLGLAWLISVGNAVLENSRALPCLEWLSAIALVACQVCANYSACDQSSNYVVDNFARNLLSSMPTGAVILLRGDLPGNALRYIHYCEGMRPDITLVDQEMMTYEWYLPKLAKHLPGIYFPGNRWNPVEGVLPDGTLAFNLHHFLKVNKHKEVFVCIGLHEGDSTWRKSYLLWPWGTCEKLVPSEVVFDPGEWIRLTRNLYNWTEEYGRFKPSSWEAVANEEMWQARMKTAFFIFDLAESASVTAEMKSQLYTFAYASYKEIINSHPKHPVNWHKNYAIACERMLRLHQMDVDPETLLSETVKHFLLYTEKAEDDPQRQDILRAVKHLKKELQVLRKMKKKDLKQQAV; from the exons ATGAGCTTGGA GCTTTCTGGCTCATAtgctggaggaatccttgctgcGGGGGTGTTTTCATTTTCTCGCCTAACATGGCAGTGGTCCATCGCAGCAGAGGTTTTTAGCTTAAACAATCTGTTTGTGGGGCTGCTTATGGCTCTCACTGTGCATTTTGAGGAGGCATCCACTGCGAAAGAGAGATCAAAG ATCTCCAAATTCGGTGCCTTTTGCTGTGGGCTGAGTTTGTGCAATCAGCACACGATAGTGCTTTATATTGTTTGTATTGTGCCTTGGGTTCTCTTCCGGCTTTTCAGAAAAACG GAATTGTCCCTAGGCCATTTGCTGAAGTTGGGTTTATGCTTCTTGGCTGGTTTGCTGCCTTATCTCTATCTGCCGGCTTCGTCCTACCTCAATCAAGCCCGTTGGACGTGGGGAGACCAGACGACTTTTCAAGGATTTTTGACCCACTTTCTCAGGGAAGAATATGGGACGTTCAGTCTG GCCAAAGCAGAGACAGGATCCAGTATGAGAGAGATATTGGC TTTTCAACTGACGCAGATGAAGTCTGAGCTCTCCCTTGCCGTCCTCGCCCTGGCGCTCGTGGCCTGTTTAAGTGCAGCCCTGCC GacaaagcagcagaaattgcCCGTGATTTGGCTCTTCACTGGAATGCTCTGTGTTTATTCACTGTTCTTTGCTTGGAGGGCAAATTTGGATATTACAAAACCTCTGTTTCTGGGTGTG GTGGAACGATTTTGGATGCAGAGCAATGCAGCAGTCGCTGTGCTAGCGGGTCTGGGACTGGCCTGGCTTATCTCTGTCGGAAATGCCGTGCTGGAGAACAGCCGGGCGCTGCCGTGTCTGGAGTGGCTTTCTGCTATCGCTCTTGTTGCTTGTCAAGTTTGTGCCAATTACAG TGCTTGTGATCAAAGCAGCAATTATGTTGTTGATAACTTTGCAAGAAATCTGCTGTCCTCGATGCCGACGGGTGCGGTGATCTTGCTAAGAGGAGACTTACCTGGAAATGCTCTTCGTTACATTCATTACTGCGAAGGGATGAGGCCAGATATCACATTAGTGGACCAGGAG ATGATGACTTATGAATGGTATTTACCAAAGCTGGCAAAACATTTACCTGGCATTTATTTTCCTGGGAACCGGTGGAATCCTGTGGAAGGAGTATTACCTGATGGGACACTTGCTTTTAATCTTCATCATTTCCTCAAAGTAAATAAACA TAAGGAAGTGTTTGTCTGCATAGGTCTTCATGAAGGGGACTCAACCTGGAGAAAGAGCTACTTGCTTTGGCCGTGGGGTACTTGTGAAAAGTTGGTTCCTTCTGAAGTTGTCTTTGACCCAGGAGAGTGGATTCGTCTTACAAGAAATCTCTACAACTGGACTGAAGAGTACGGAAG ATTCAAGCCCTCTTCCTGGGAAGCTGTCGCGAATGAGGAGATGTGGCAAGCCAG GATGAAAACAGCTTTCTTTATATTTGACCTTGCAGAAAGTGCCAGTGTGACTGCAGAAATGAAATCACAACTTTACACATTTGCATACGCT TCGTACAAAGAAATTATCAACTCTCATCCAAAGCATCCAGTGAACTGGCACAAAAACTATGCAATAGCCTGTGAAAGGATGTTGCGTCTCCACCAGATGGATGTGGATCCGGAAACATTGCTCTCTGAAACTGTTAAACATTTCCTTCTGTACACTGAGAAAGCAGAGGACGATCCCCAGCGGCAGGATATTCTGCGGGCCGTAAAACACCTGAAGAAAGAACTGCAGGtgctgaggaaaatgaaaaaaaaggatcTGAAGCAGCAAGCTGTATAG